The genomic interval AATCAGCGGATTCTTCCTGTGGACCGCAACTCGGCATATAACCTCTCCATCAGGTAGTTATATCCTCTTGGGAATTCTCTACGGTCTTTGGTGGGTTTATCTTGTCGGAGGAATTCTGTTCACGGCCTGGCAATGCCTGGAGGAACTCCGGGAAGGACAATAGTTAAAACAAAAAAAGCGACGCCCTTTTGAGCGTCGCTATCAGTTCTGATCTTGTATCGATATCGCCTAAGCCGACTTACGACGAGGCTTGCTTTCGAAGTTGGCTTCGATTCCGTAGAACATCGCGATCGAGCTGACCACGTGGTGCTGCTCGTCGGCGGTTAGTTCAGGGAAGATCGGCAGGGCCAAGACTTCCTCGGCGGCCTTTTCAGTTTCCGGCAAAGGTGCCAGATCTTCTTTCAAGGCGGCAAAGCACTGCTGCTGGTGAAGCGGGACCGGGTAGTAGATCTCGCTGCCGACCTTCAAATCGGCCAGATGCTTACGAAGCGAATCACGGCCACCGCGCGGCACGCGGATCGTGTACTGATTCCAAACGTGGTAGCTGGTGTCACTTTCGGTTGGAAGCTTCAGTACCAAATCGAGACCGCATTGGTTGAACAGTTCCGTGTACCGCAAGGCGTTCTGCCGCCGCATCTCGGTCCACTGCGCCATGTGCTTCATCTTGACGTTGAGGGCCGCCGCTTGCAGCGTGTCCAAGCGGCTGTTGATACCGACTACTTGGTGATAGTAGCGGGGTTCCATGCCGTGTCCGCGAAGCAGCTTAAGCTTGTCGGCAAACCCTTCGTCGTTGGTGACCAGCATGCCGCCGTCGCCCATACCGCCGAGGTTTTTAGTTGGGTAGAAGCTGATACATCCGGCGAGACCCATGCTGCCTGCTCGCTGG from Bremerella alba carries:
- a CDS encoding DegT/DnrJ/EryC1/StrS family aminotransferase, which gives rise to MTTANNGVNASGVSQVPLLDISRGNTPLKEEFMAAFESVLDSGRFLFGPDVFQLEETCAAASHAKFGIGCASGSDALLLSLMALDIGPGDEVLVPSFTFFATASCVWRLGAKPVFVDIEPTSFNIDPTRLQEQITPNTKAIIPVHLFGQCADMTEINKIAQMHDIPVIEDAAQAVLAEHNGQRAGSMGLAGCISFYPTKNLGGMGDGGMLVTNDEGFADKLKLLRGHGMEPRYYHQVVGINSRLDTLQAAALNVKMKHMAQWTEMRRQNALRYTELFNQCGLDLVLKLPTESDTSYHVWNQYTIRVPRGGRDSLRKHLADLKVGSEIYYPVPLHQQQCFAALKEDLAPLPETEKAAEEVLALPIFPELTADEQHHVVSSIAMFYGIEANFESKPRRKSA